From a single Rhizobium lusitanum genomic region:
- the scpB gene encoding SMC-Scp complex subunit ScpB gives MDDDVATPAVAAIDERALREAERIAEALVFASAQPVSEGFIAERVAQGADISSIMQRLKADYAMRGVNLIQVDGAWAFRTAADLSFVIRRDDNEARKLSRAALEVLAIIAYHQPVTRAEIEDIRGVQTSKGTLDVLMEAGWVRFRGRRRTPGRPVTLGTTRDFLDHFGLEELRDLPGLEELKGAGLLSGRIPANFNVPSPLMSDELTEDEDPITQMDLEELGLLTPGGASDD, from the coding sequence ATGGATGATGATGTGGCGACGCCAGCGGTGGCGGCTATCGATGAGCGTGCTCTGCGCGAAGCGGAACGCATCGCCGAAGCGCTGGTCTTTGCCTCCGCGCAGCCCGTTTCCGAGGGCTTTATCGCCGAGCGTGTGGCGCAGGGCGCCGATATCAGCTCCATCATGCAGCGGCTGAAAGCCGATTACGCGATGCGGGGCGTCAATCTGATCCAGGTCGATGGCGCCTGGGCCTTTCGCACGGCCGCCGATCTTTCCTTCGTCATTCGCCGTGATGACAACGAGGCCCGGAAACTGTCGCGTGCCGCGTTGGAAGTTCTGGCGATCATCGCCTACCATCAGCCGGTGACCCGCGCCGAGATCGAGGATATCAGAGGCGTGCAGACCTCCAAGGGTACGCTCGACGTGCTGATGGAGGCCGGCTGGGTTCGTTTTCGCGGCCGCAGGCGCACGCCCGGACGGCCCGTGACGCTCGGCACAACAAGGGATTTTCTCGATCATTTCGGCCTTGAAGAATTGCGCGATCTGCCCGGTCTCGAGGAGTTGAAGGGTGCAGGCCTGCTCTCTGGCCGGATCCCCGCCAATTTCAACGTGCCTTCGCCGTTGATGAGCGATGAATTGACCGAGGATGAAGATCCGATCACGCAGATGGATCTTGAGGAGCTCGGCCTCCTGACACCGGGCGGCGCTTCGGACGATTGA
- the nagZ gene encoding beta-N-acetylhexosaminidase, whose product MTESKSMILGCSGHSITPEERSFYQAEQPWGFILFGRNISEPAQIADLVASLRDSVGRDAPVFIDQEGGRVQRIRPPILPHYPSGQALGDIYRQNREQGLRAAWLMSRLHAFDLLKFGINADCLPVLDVPVEGSSNVIGNRAYGGDPVTVTEMGRAAAEGLKAGGVLPVMKHMPGHGRGFADSHHELPVVTVSRAELEAHDFPPFVALKDELMAMTCHVVFADIDPANPATTSRKVIEEIIRGHIGFKGLLLSDDTSMNALAGTIGERAANIVAGGCDIVLHCNGVMDEMQQVVRNVPVLAGAALERVKAVEAAFGYNDGADEASIRAEFDTMFAVA is encoded by the coding sequence ATGACCGAATCAAAATCCATGATCCTCGGCTGTAGCGGCCATTCCATCACACCCGAAGAGCGTTCCTTCTATCAGGCGGAACAGCCATGGGGCTTCATCCTTTTCGGACGCAACATCTCCGAGCCGGCGCAGATTGCCGATCTGGTCGCGTCCCTGCGCGATAGCGTCGGTCGCGATGCGCCTGTATTTATCGATCAGGAAGGGGGCAGGGTGCAGCGTATCCGTCCGCCGATCCTACCGCATTATCCGTCCGGCCAGGCGCTGGGCGATATCTATCGCCAGAACCGTGAGCAGGGTTTGCGCGCCGCTTGGCTGATGTCGCGGCTCCATGCCTTTGATCTTCTGAAGTTCGGCATCAATGCCGATTGCTTGCCGGTGCTGGATGTACCGGTCGAAGGGTCGAGCAATGTCATCGGCAATCGTGCCTATGGCGGCGATCCGGTGACGGTGACCGAGATGGGACGTGCTGCGGCCGAAGGCCTGAAGGCCGGCGGCGTCCTGCCGGTGATGAAGCACATGCCCGGCCATGGTCGCGGTTTTGCCGATTCGCATCATGAATTGCCGGTCGTCACCGTGTCCCGTGCAGAGCTGGAAGCGCATGATTTCCCGCCCTTCGTTGCGCTCAAGGACGAGTTGATGGCCATGACTTGCCACGTCGTCTTTGCAGACATCGATCCGGCCAATCCGGCGACCACCTCGCGCAAGGTCATCGAGGAGATCATCCGCGGCCATATCGGCTTCAAGGGCCTGCTGCTCTCCGACGATACCTCGATGAATGCTCTTGCCGGCACGATCGGCGAGCGGGCGGCGAATATTGTTGCGGGCGGATGCGATATCGTGCTGCATTGCAATGGCGTCATGGATGAGATGCAGCAGGTGGTGCGCAATGTGCCGGTGCTGGCAGGTGCTGCGTTGGAGCGGGTGAAAGCGGTGGAAGCAGCTTTCGGCTATAATGATGGCGCGGATGAAGCTTCGATTCGCGCCGAATTCGATACGATGTTTGCGGTGGCCTAG
- the serS gene encoding serine--tRNA ligase, producing MLDIKWIRENAEVLDAALAKRGAEPLSQGLIALDEKRRSIIQSVQDMQSRRNAASKEIGAALGQKNTELAERLKGEVAEIKASLPAAEEEERVLTAELNDALSRIPNIPLDDVPVGKDEDDNVVKHSWGAKPTWNHKPKEHYEIGEALGYMDFERATKLSGSRFTVLTSQLARLERALGQFMLDLHTSEHGYTEVSSPLMVRDEAMFGTGQLPKFAEDLFRTTDGRWLIPTAEVTLTNLVAGDILDQEKLPLRFTALTPSFRSEAGSAGRDTRGMLRQHQFWKCELVSITDAESSIAEHERMTACAEEVLKRLGLHYRVMTLSTGDLGFGARKTYDLEVWLPGQDTYREISSCSVCGDFQGRRMNARYRGKDDKGTKFVHTLNGSGTAVGRCLIAVLENYLNDDGSVTVPDALLPYMGGVKRIEKAA from the coding sequence ATGCTTGATATCAAATGGATTCGTGAGAATGCCGAGGTTTTGGATGCAGCGCTTGCCAAGCGCGGTGCCGAGCCTTTGTCGCAAGGCCTCATCGCGCTCGATGAAAAGCGCCGCTCCATCATCCAGTCCGTTCAGGATATGCAGTCCCGCCGCAACGCCGCCTCGAAGGAGATCGGTGCTGCTCTGGGGCAAAAGAACACCGAACTTGCCGAGAGACTGAAGGGCGAAGTCGCCGAGATCAAGGCGTCGCTTCCGGCTGCGGAAGAGGAAGAGCGCGTGCTAACCGCCGAGCTCAACGACGCGCTGTCGCGCATTCCCAATATTCCGCTCGATGACGTGCCGGTCGGCAAGGACGAAGATGACAATGTCGTCAAGCATTCCTGGGGCGCTAAGCCGACCTGGAATCACAAGCCGAAAGAGCATTACGAAATCGGCGAAGCACTCGGCTACATGGATTTCGAACGGGCTACCAAGCTTTCTGGTTCGCGCTTCACCGTGTTGACCTCGCAGCTCGCGCGTCTGGAACGGGCCCTCGGCCAGTTCATGCTCGACCTGCATACCAGCGAGCATGGCTATACCGAAGTCAGCTCGCCGTTGATGGTGCGTGACGAGGCGATGTTCGGCACCGGCCAATTGCCGAAATTTGCCGAGGACCTGTTCAGGACCACGGATGGCCGCTGGCTGATCCCGACCGCCGAAGTGACGCTCACCAATCTCGTCGCCGGCGACATCCTCGACCAGGAGAAGCTGCCGCTGCGCTTCACCGCGCTGACCCCATCTTTCCGCTCGGAAGCGGGTTCCGCCGGCCGCGATACGCGCGGCATGCTGCGCCAGCACCAGTTCTGGAAATGCGAGCTCGTGTCGATCACTGATGCCGAAAGCTCGATTGCCGAACATGAGCGTATGACCGCTTGCGCCGAAGAAGTACTGAAGCGCCTCGGCCTTCATTATCGCGTCATGACACTGTCGACCGGCGATCTGGGTTTCGGTGCCCGTAAGACCTACGACCTTGAAGTCTGGCTGCCGGGGCAGGATACCTATCGCGAGATATCTTCCTGCTCGGTCTGTGGCGATTTCCAGGGTCGGCGCATGAATGCGCGCTATCGCGGCAAGGACGATAAGGGCACGAAATTCGTGCACACGCTCAACGGCTCCGGCACGGCGGTTGGCCGCTGCCTGATCGCCGTCCTTGAGAATTATCTGAACGACGACGGCTCGGTCACTGTCCCGGACGCACTGCTGCCATATATGGGTGGTGTGAAGAGGATCGAAAAAGCAGCATAA
- a CDS encoding SPOR domain-containing protein: protein MAEKQLAYRASGNDGFFADDDPLAELARIVGFEPRPAAQAAPASQRQEPAFDLEDELLREFERYDAPRLSPANDIPALPEDQPFAGEAELSRPAEPVSAEYHEPQPVELQQQPAAPIKPTVGARDLIDELEMSIAPALQAASVPQPAAPPVVKPTPQHAAATVRLPLANFTLAPPSAPATTFVQAPVVAPVAQAQPIVDALDFELPTMGAAQSVEPVVVQPVANAAEPVKSPSFDAAALSAEIDDLLADVDRYPVPARGSEPAAKVEPDFDIFASQPVTPAVPAVEAFVAPVAVATPQREEPKPILLEAEDPFAGEDFEFDLADIEMELAELDFAEANKSAPVTPPAPVAVPQPIVSRATPIVQAPVAAVAAPPVVAAAPIVAMAAPMLDIDQALPFDPSEISDTEDRIETFEGSHVPNLPPVEPEAPIAVPSEYDFDIDAEMASLFGTPAKEAAPEPIKPAAAAALGGAMAAASWSKNAAAKPVAAAAKQPVEEFDEFERALEEDFRRTYREASNPVENVARMTLNPVVQAVRRPARSFRGVATAAALIAVFGLGAYGIYGWVRHGSPISSFSGEPRVITADAEPIKVAPENPGGTVVPNQDKAVYDRVAGDGAAAPKQKQLVSSNEQPVDVVQKTLIPEAVSPDDGSADQVTPTPVGETQDPRLLPSQNGDNADMAANDDGQVPSVSPRKVRTMIVKPDGSLVARDEPAAGTSTTAAAAPALAPKTNAAKPATDNQVASTDLRPATTDTQASQPASVDNDAASAESTPIRVVKTAPVPSARPAQKVAAATENVAAHPAQAQPKPQQVASASPAATQAPVASASAGGAYGVQIASLPSEAEAQRSQANLKTKFASVIGGHPLEIRKADIAGKGTYYRVRVVAGSKDDAADLCVRLRAAGGTCLISK from the coding sequence ATGGCAGAAAAACAGTTGGCGTATCGCGCAAGCGGAAACGACGGGTTCTTTGCGGATGATGATCCGCTTGCCGAACTCGCCCGCATCGTCGGTTTCGAGCCGCGGCCTGCCGCTCAGGCGGCGCCTGCGTCTCAACGGCAAGAGCCGGCCTTCGATCTCGAAGACGAGCTCCTCCGGGAATTCGAGCGCTATGATGCGCCACGTTTAAGTCCTGCGAATGACATTCCGGCCTTGCCGGAAGATCAGCCCTTCGCGGGTGAAGCCGAGCTCTCTCGTCCAGCCGAACCGGTCAGTGCCGAGTATCACGAACCTCAGCCTGTCGAGTTGCAGCAACAGCCTGCGGCGCCGATCAAGCCGACCGTCGGTGCACGCGATCTGATCGATGAACTTGAAATGTCGATCGCGCCTGCATTGCAGGCCGCATCGGTTCCGCAGCCCGCCGCTCCCCCGGTCGTCAAGCCGACGCCGCAGCACGCCGCTGCCACTGTGCGTCTGCCGCTTGCCAATTTCACACTGGCGCCTCCGTCCGCGCCGGCAACGACCTTTGTTCAGGCTCCCGTGGTCGCCCCGGTCGCTCAAGCGCAGCCCATCGTGGATGCGCTCGATTTTGAACTGCCGACGATGGGGGCTGCTCAGAGCGTCGAGCCTGTCGTGGTTCAGCCCGTCGCCAATGCGGCGGAGCCGGTCAAGTCGCCGAGCTTCGACGCGGCGGCTCTTTCCGCCGAGATCGACGATCTGCTGGCCGATGTCGACCGCTATCCCGTTCCTGCCAGAGGCAGTGAGCCGGCGGCAAAGGTCGAGCCGGATTTTGATATTTTCGCCTCGCAGCCCGTAACGCCGGCTGTCCCTGCCGTCGAAGCTTTCGTCGCTCCGGTTGCTGTTGCTACGCCGCAGCGCGAAGAGCCGAAGCCGATCTTGCTGGAGGCTGAGGATCCCTTCGCCGGAGAGGACTTCGAATTCGATCTCGCTGATATCGAGATGGAGCTTGCCGAACTTGATTTCGCGGAAGCGAATAAGTCTGCTCCGGTCACGCCGCCTGCTCCGGTCGCTGTGCCGCAGCCGATCGTCTCGAGAGCTACGCCGATAGTACAGGCTCCTGTGGCTGCGGTTGCCGCGCCACCCGTCGTTGCCGCAGCGCCGATTGTTGCAATGGCAGCGCCGATGCTCGATATCGATCAGGCTCTGCCTTTCGACCCGTCGGAAATCTCAGATACGGAAGACCGCATCGAGACCTTCGAAGGCTCGCATGTTCCAAACCTGCCGCCTGTCGAGCCGGAAGCGCCGATCGCGGTTCCCTCGGAATATGATTTCGATATCGATGCCGAAATGGCGAGCCTGTTCGGAACGCCTGCCAAGGAAGCAGCACCCGAGCCGATCAAGCCGGCGGCCGCAGCCGCTCTTGGCGGCGCGATGGCTGCAGCGTCCTGGTCCAAGAATGCGGCGGCAAAGCCTGTTGCCGCAGCCGCCAAGCAGCCTGTCGAAGAGTTCGACGAGTTCGAGCGGGCTCTGGAGGAGGACTTCCGCCGTACTTATCGCGAGGCATCCAATCCAGTTGAGAATGTCGCGCGCATGACGCTGAACCCGGTCGTGCAGGCCGTCCGGCGTCCGGCACGCTCGTTCCGTGGCGTGGCGACAGCGGCTGCTCTCATCGCGGTTTTCGGTCTCGGCGCCTATGGCATCTATGGCTGGGTTCGTCACGGTTCGCCGATTTCGAGCTTCTCCGGTGAGCCGCGTGTGATCACGGCCGATGCCGAACCGATCAAGGTCGCTCCGGAAAATCCGGGCGGAACGGTTGTGCCGAATCAGGACAAGGCCGTCTACGACCGAGTCGCCGGCGATGGCGCTGCCGCGCCAAAGCAGAAGCAGCTGGTGTCCTCCAACGAGCAGCCGGTCGATGTCGTTCAGAAGACGTTGATCCCCGAAGCGGTCTCGCCCGATGACGGCAGTGCCGATCAGGTCACGCCGACTCCGGTTGGCGAAACCCAGGATCCGCGGCTGTTGCCGAGCCAGAACGGCGACAATGCCGATATGGCCGCCAACGATGACGGACAGGTTCCGTCGGTCTCGCCACGCAAGGTGCGTACGATGATCGTCAAGCCGGATGGCTCGCTGGTCGCTCGTGACGAGCCGGCAGCCGGCACATCCACGACGGCTGCTGCTGCTCCGGCCTTGGCGCCGAAAACCAATGCGGCCAAGCCGGCAACCGACAATCAGGTCGCTTCCACCGATCTTCGCCCGGCCACCACGGACACGCAGGCATCGCAACCGGCCAGTGTCGATAATGACGCTGCCAGCGCTGAAAGCACCCCGATCCGCGTCGTCAAGACGGCCCCGGTTCCGAGCGCGCGGCCGGCGCAGAAGGTGGCTGCGGCCACTGAAAACGTCGCTGCCCATCCGGCACAGGCCCAGCCGAAGCCGCAGCAGGTTGCTTCGGCAAGCCCCGCCGCAACGCAGGCCCCTGTCGCCTCGGCAAGTGCCGGCGGTGCCTATGGCGTGCAGATCGCTTCGCTGCCTTCCGAGGCGGAAGCGCAGCGGTCGCAGGCGAACCTGAAGACCAAGTTTGCCAGCGTTATCGGCGGTCACCCGCTCGAAATCCGCAAGGCCGACATTGCCGGCAAGGGCACCTACTATCGCGTTCGTGTCGTCGCCGGCTCCAAGGACGATGCCGCCGACCTCTGCGTGCGCCTACGCGCCGCGGGCGGCACCTGCCTGATCTCGAAATAA
- a CDS encoding segregation and condensation protein A: MNKVSGTEKSQQATAPMDKLWQDGNGERGMHEPTMVVDIAGFEGPLDLLLHLARNQKVDLSRISVLALVEQYLLFIDTARRIRIELAADYLVMAAWLAYLKSKLLIPQQSKEDGPSGEEMAATLAFRLKRLEAMRDAATGLVNRNRLGRDIFVRGAPEHIPDRRRSAYDASLYDLLSAYAGLRQRQAVTQVTIERRQVWSLGDARTILNRMIGEITDWTALEHYLLRYMTSPSERVTAIASAFAASLELVREGKLEIRQEGAFQPLYMRRGPKHDVDELEAAE; encoded by the coding sequence GTGAACAAGGTGAGCGGCACGGAAAAGAGCCAGCAGGCGACAGCGCCGATGGACAAGCTATGGCAGGACGGCAACGGCGAGCGCGGCATGCACGAGCCCACCATGGTCGTGGATATCGCCGGCTTCGAAGGCCCGCTCGACCTGTTGCTGCATCTTGCCCGCAACCAGAAGGTCGATCTGTCGCGCATCTCCGTTCTGGCGCTGGTCGAGCAATATCTGCTGTTCATCGACACGGCCCGTCGCATCCGTATCGAGCTTGCGGCCGATTATCTCGTCATGGCCGCCTGGCTTGCCTATCTCAAGTCGAAGCTGCTCATTCCACAGCAGAGCAAGGAAGACGGCCCGAGCGGCGAGGAGATGGCCGCGACGCTTGCCTTTCGCCTGAAACGCCTCGAAGCCATGCGCGATGCGGCAACTGGCCTCGTCAACCGCAATCGCCTCGGCCGCGACATCTTCGTGCGCGGTGCGCCGGAACATATTCCCGACCGCCGCCGGTCCGCCTATGATGCCAGCCTCTACGATCTTCTGAGCGCCTATGCCGGCCTGCGCCAGCGACAAGCGGTCACGCAGGTAACGATCGAGCGGCGCCAGGTCTGGTCATTGGGCGACGCCCGTACGATCCTCAATCGGATGATCGGCGAGATCACCGACTGGACGGCCCTGGAACACTATCTGCTGCGCTATATGACCAGTCCCAGCGAGCGAGTCACCGCCATCGCCAGTGCTTTCGCCGCCTCGCTGGAACTCGTGCGCGAGGGCAAGCTGGAAATTCGCCAGGAGGGTGCGTTCCAGCCGCTCTATATGCGGCGTGGGCCGAAGCATGATGTCGATGAGCTTGAGGCTGCGGAATAG
- the tatC gene encoding twin-arginine translocase subunit TatC yields MTGDIDDKPQPLIEHLMELRTRLIWSLVTFFIAFIACFAVAKHLFNYLVYPYKWAVVWAHLDVSKAELIYTAPQEFFFTQVKVAMFGALVIAFPVIAAQIYKFVAPGLYKNERGAFLPFLVASPVLFLLGAGLVYFFFAPMVMWFFLKMQQVPADGQIGIALLPKVSEYLSLIMTLVFSFGLVFQLPVITTLLARVGLLTSAWLAEKRKFAIVLAFIVAAVLTPPDPMSQIGLAVPTILLYEISIYAARLVERQRARQTSEENDEKSDVTKTDSV; encoded by the coding sequence ATGACGGGTGATATTGACGATAAGCCGCAGCCGCTTATCGAACACCTCATGGAACTGCGCACGCGGCTGATCTGGTCGCTTGTGACGTTCTTCATCGCCTTCATTGCTTGCTTCGCCGTTGCCAAGCATCTCTTCAACTATCTGGTCTATCCCTACAAATGGGCCGTTGTCTGGGCGCATCTCGATGTCTCTAAGGCCGAGCTGATCTATACCGCACCGCAAGAGTTCTTCTTCACGCAGGTGAAGGTCGCTATGTTCGGCGCGCTGGTCATCGCTTTCCCGGTCATCGCCGCGCAGATCTATAAGTTCGTGGCGCCCGGCCTTTACAAGAACGAGCGTGGCGCCTTCCTGCCGTTCCTGGTTGCATCGCCCGTTCTGTTCCTGTTGGGCGCGGGGCTGGTTTATTTCTTCTTCGCTCCCATGGTCATGTGGTTCTTCCTGAAGATGCAGCAGGTGCCGGCTGACGGTCAGATCGGCATTGCGCTGCTGCCGAAGGTCTCGGAATATCTGAGCCTGATCATGACACTGGTCTTCTCCTTCGGCCTCGTCTTCCAGTTGCCGGTCATCACCACGCTGCTTGCGCGCGTCGGCCTGTTGACGTCGGCGTGGCTGGCGGAAAAGCGCAAATTCGCAATCGTCCTGGCCTTCATCGTCGCCGCCGTGCTGACACCGCCGGATCCGATGTCCCAGATCGGCCTTGCAGTGCCGACGATCCTTCTCTACGAGATTTCCATCTATGCGGCGCGACTCGTGGAACGCCAGCGTGCCCGGCAGACGTCTGAGGAAAATGACGAGAAGTCCGATGTCACCAAGACGGATAGTGTCTGA
- the surE gene encoding 5'/3'-nucleotidase SurE, with the protein MRILLTNDDGIHAEGLAALERIARTMSDDVWIVAPETDQSGLAHSLSLSEPLRLRKISDKHYALRGTPTDCVIMGIRQVMDIKPDLILSGVNSGSNVADDVTYSGTIAGAIEGTLQGVRSFALSQAYVHENGTRIVPWEVVEAHAPALLGKLIDIDLPDGTFLNLNFPNCRPDEVSGTEVTAQGNLAFNLQVDERADGRGFPYYWLRFGERSGIFRPGTDIHALKQNRISVTPLKLDLTDYSVQDRVARALGHGVAD; encoded by the coding sequence ATGCGGATACTTCTGACCAATGACGACGGCATTCATGCCGAAGGGCTGGCAGCGTTGGAGCGTATCGCCCGTACCATGTCGGACGATGTCTGGATTGTCGCGCCGGAGACGGATCAGAGCGGGCTTGCTCATTCGCTGAGCCTTTCCGAGCCGCTGCGTCTGCGCAAAATCTCCGACAAGCACTATGCGCTGCGTGGCACGCCGACGGATTGCGTCATCATGGGCATCCGCCAGGTCATGGACATCAAGCCGGACCTGATCCTGTCGGGTGTCAACTCGGGCTCCAATGTCGCCGATGACGTCACCTATTCGGGAACGATTGCCGGTGCGATCGAGGGCACGTTGCAAGGCGTGCGCTCCTTTGCCCTGAGCCAGGCCTATGTGCATGAGAATGGCACACGCATTGTTCCCTGGGAGGTGGTCGAGGCGCATGCCCCAGCGCTCCTCGGCAAGCTTATCGATATCGATCTACCGGATGGCACTTTCCTCAATTTGAATTTCCCGAACTGCCGACCGGACGAAGTCTCCGGAACCGAGGTTACGGCGCAAGGTAATCTCGCCTTCAATCTACAGGTCGATGAGCGCGCCGACGGACGCGGCTTTCCCTATTACTGGCTGCGCTTCGGCGAGCGCAGCGGCATATTTCGCCCCGGCACGGATATCCACGCGCTGAAACAAAATCGTATTTCGGTAACTCCTTTGAAACTCGATTTGACGGATTATTCGGTGCAAGACCGCGTGGCGCGGGCGCTTGGGCATGGAGTAGCGGATTGA
- the argS gene encoding arginine--tRNA ligase: MNLFTDFEVRIKSALEQIDIVREKRSELDFSRIGVEPPRDASHGDVATNAAMVLSKPLGMNPRALAEIIIAKLKEDADVADVSAAGPGFINIRLSVSYWQRLLATMISEGEKFGRSTLGVGQKVNVEYVSANPTGPMHVGHCRGAVVGDTLANLLGFAGYEVTKEYYINDAGSQIDVLARSVFIRYREALGEQVGDIPAGLYPGDYLVPVGEALAKEFGTKLRGMPEEQWMPIIKERAIDAMMAMIREDLAALNVQHDVFFSERTLHANGAALIRTAINDLTFKGYVYKGALPPPKGQVPEDWEDREQTLFRSTEVGDDIDRPLIKSDGSYTYFAADVAYFKNKFDRGFSEMIYILGADHGGYVKRLEAVARGVSEGKAKLTVLLCQLVKLFRNGEPVKMSKRSGDFVTLREVVDEVGRDSVRFMMLYRKSSEPLDFDFAKVTEQSKDNPVFYVQYAHARCMSVFRQAKEAFPDLDIASLDLAKAVGGVISDPAELQLVAKIAEFPRIIEAAAQAQEPHRIAFYLYDLASSFHGHWNKGKDLPELRFVNDKNRELSIARLGLVHAVASVLKSGLGITGTAAPDEMR; the protein is encoded by the coding sequence ATGAACCTTTTCACCGACTTCGAAGTAAGAATTAAGAGCGCTCTCGAGCAAATTGATATTGTAAGGGAAAAGCGATCCGAGCTCGACTTCAGCCGTATCGGCGTGGAGCCGCCTCGGGACGCCAGCCACGGCGATGTCGCGACCAATGCGGCCATGGTGCTGTCAAAGCCGCTGGGTATGAATCCGCGCGCGCTTGCTGAGATCATCATCGCGAAATTGAAGGAAGATGCCGACGTCGCCGATGTCTCAGCGGCCGGTCCGGGCTTCATCAATATTCGCCTGTCTGTCAGCTATTGGCAGCGCCTGTTGGCAACGATGATTTCCGAAGGTGAGAAATTCGGTCGCTCAACGCTCGGTGTCGGCCAGAAGGTCAATGTCGAATATGTCTCCGCCAATCCGACGGGGCCGATGCATGTCGGCCATTGCCGTGGCGCCGTGGTCGGCGACACACTGGCGAACCTGCTCGGCTTTGCGGGCTATGAGGTCACCAAGGAATACTACATCAACGACGCCGGCTCGCAGATCGACGTGCTGGCGCGGTCTGTGTTCATCCGCTACCGCGAGGCGCTCGGCGAGCAGGTGGGCGACATCCCGGCGGGTCTCTATCCCGGCGACTATCTGGTTCCGGTCGGCGAGGCGCTGGCCAAGGAATTCGGCACCAAGCTTCGCGGCATGCCGGAAGAACAATGGATGCCAATCATCAAGGAACGCGCCATCGACGCGATGATGGCGATGATTCGCGAGGATCTGGCGGCTCTGAACGTCCAGCACGACGTCTTCTTCTCGGAGCGGACGTTGCATGCCAATGGCGCGGCCCTTATCCGCACCGCCATCAATGACCTCACCTTCAAGGGCTATGTCTACAAGGGTGCCTTGCCGCCGCCGAAGGGGCAGGTGCCTGAGGATTGGGAGGATCGCGAGCAGACCCTGTTCCGTTCGACGGAAGTGGGTGACGATATCGACCGGCCGCTGATCAAGTCTGACGGCTCGTATACCTATTTCGCCGCCGACGTCGCCTACTTCAAGAACAAGTTCGATCGCGGCTTCAGCGAGATGATCTATATTCTCGGCGCCGACCACGGCGGCTACGTCAAGCGGCTGGAAGCCGTGGCGCGCGGCGTCTCCGAGGGCAAGGCGAAGCTGACGGTGCTGCTGTGCCAGCTGGTCAAGCTGTTCCGTAACGGCGAACCGGTGAAGATGTCGAAGCGTTCTGGCGATTTCGTTACGCTGCGCGAGGTGGTCGACGAGGTCGGCCGCGATTCCGTGCGGTTCATGATGTTGTACAGGAAGAGCTCAGAGCCGCTGGATTTCGATTTCGCCAAGGTCACGGAACAGTCCAAGGACAATCCGGTATTCTACGTGCAATATGCGCATGCGCGCTGCATGTCGGTCTTTCGGCAGGCCAAGGAAGCCTTTCCGGATCTCGATATTGCCTCGCTCGATCTGGCGAAAGCGGTTGGCGGCGTGATCTCCGATCCGGCCGAGTTGCAGCTCGTCGCAAAGATTGCCGAATTCCCGCGAATCATCGAAGCTGCAGCGCAGGCGCAGGAGCCTCATCGCATCGCCTTTTATCTTTACGATCTGGCAAGTTCTTTCCACGGACATTGGAATAAAGGTAAAGATTTACCTGAATTACGATTTGTTAACGATAAGAACCGAGAATTGAGCATTGCCAGACTTGGGCTGGTGCACGCTGTCGCGTCGGTTTTGAAGTCGGGTCTTGGTATAACCGGGACCGCCGCACCGGATGAAATGCGATAA
- the tatB gene encoding Sec-independent protein translocase protein TatB has product MFDIGWSELLVIAVVALVVIGPKELPATLRTIGKMTARARKMAGEFRSQFDEAMREADLDDVRQTISDAQKLNPVNSLREAMNPLRQMGNDIKADLQRSTTSDKPAATSTPAEPVSEPSMGLPETPSVASAISGAPPVVAPAPVAVTQETPTKPKAVRKSPAKTPAKTDEVAAAVAATPVVAEKPKRAPRKVVVVATEAPVAAAPKKRVTAAKTTPVAKTASKTKDKA; this is encoded by the coding sequence ATGTTCGATATAGGCTGGTCCGAGCTGCTGGTTATCGCCGTGGTGGCGCTTGTGGTCATTGGCCCAAAGGAACTGCCGGCGACGCTTAGAACGATCGGCAAGATGACTGCGCGTGCCCGAAAAATGGCGGGCGAGTTTCGTTCGCAGTTCGATGAGGCCATGCGCGAGGCGGATCTGGACGATGTGCGCCAGACGATCTCCGACGCTCAGAAGCTCAACCCGGTCAATTCGTTGCGTGAGGCAATGAACCCGCTGCGGCAGATGGGTAACGATATCAAGGCGGATTTGCAGCGTTCGACGACGTCGGACAAGCCTGCCGCCACATCGACCCCCGCCGAACCGGTTTCGGAGCCGTCCATGGGACTGCCGGAAACGCCGTCGGTTGCCTCTGCGATAAGCGGGGCGCCTCCGGTCGTTGCGCCGGCACCGGTTGCCGTTACCCAGGAAACACCTACAAAGCCGAAGGCCGTACGTAAGTCGCCGGCAAAGACACCGGCCAAGACGGATGAGGTGGCTGCTGCGGTGGCCGCAACGCCGGTCGTTGCGGAAAAGCCGAAGCGTGCGCCGCGCAAGGTCGTCGTAGTTGCCACCGAGGCTCCCGTTGCCGCGGCTCCCAAAAAGCGTGTAACGGCGGCCAAGACAACACCGGTCGCCAAAACAGCGTCTAAAACGAAGGACAAGGCATGA